A stretch of DNA from Desulfurella amilsii:
GGAACAACGAAGATTGTTCTATGTAGCAATTACAAGAACAAAATCTTCGACTGGTTCCTATCCAGGTCGATTAATCATTAGCTCATATATTTGGATCGATGATGGTATTGAAGCATTAAAAATGGGCCTAAAAGCACGATCAGATAAACATTTAAGAGTATCAGCAACAAGATATATTAGCGATTTTGGTAGAACTTCTCCAAAAACAATATTAGGAGAAGATTTAACCTAACAATCGCTTCAACGTGTGCCACGAAAAGGCACCTTAATCTGTAAAAGATGGAGGTACTGAACTACATCATTGATGAGGGAATCCATTGAGGGAATGAAAACCAGTATGGAGGTAAGACCCATATTCCACTGGAGCGAAAGTAGAATAAAAGGCCACTTCGTCATATGCTTCTTATCTTTCCTTCTTGAAAGAACCTTAGAATTTAAACTTAAAGAAAAAAATATAGAATATTCTCCTTGCAGAATAAAAGAAGCTCTAAATTCTATGAATTATTCCGAGATTAAATACAACAACGAGTTCATTTTTATAAAAATGAACTCAAAAGAATTATCCAATAAAATACTTAACGCTCTGCATATAAAGCCTTTCAAAAACCAAATCACTTTAAAAGAACTTTCCGCGCAGTTTTAAAATTTTAAACCGTTAAACTGTAGTGGTAAAAATGATGTGTCTTGCAATAGAAATGCCCTACCTCTATGGATTTTCTGGATGTGAGGTGTCAAAGTCAGGAAAAAAGGTTTTGTTGCGCTCGGTTTATCAACAAACATATTAAAAGCCGAAGTTGCAACAATTGCGGCACTTGCTCAGATAGAATTAATATTTAGATAGTCTTCCAGCCATCTAAAACTAGGTACTTGAAACCAAACACTTTATTAAGCTTAATGGTAAAATCCTCTTTGTCTTGCACAAACTTATCTACATAAACATCAATACCATCTATATTAAGCAAAATATACTTATCTGGGTTTTTGGGTGCGCCGATTGACACTTCAGGGATCGTTTTTACATCTATACATGTATTTGCGACATCATGGTAAGTTATGCTAACCTTTCCACCTTTTTTTAAGATATAATCTTTTGCTGAAGTGTCAATCTTCATAATACACACCCTAAAAATTAAATTTTTTCTACTTCTACGTCGGCTGCAAATGGCCGATACGTCTGTCTTTTTACAAGCCAGTTATACCATTTTAAGAATGAATCAAGAATAACGCCAATAGCAGTTAGCATAATCATAATTGTTAGAATAACAAGCAAAATTTTGCCCTTTGGTAGAAAATTGCCAACAATATTCAAATATGAAGCATACAACGTAGTTACAGACACGAAAGCAAAAGGTATAAATGTTATCCATGCGTATTGAGCCTTACCTAATTTTATCATAACGGTAGTTCCAATAGCTAGTGCCAATGAAGCAAGTAATTGGTTTGATGTTCCAAATAGTGGCCATATAGTAGAAATATCTCCACCATAAACTAGATATCCCCATACAAAAGATATAAGAGCGCTCGTTGTTATAATGCCTGGCCACCAATTTTTATCTTTAAAAGGTGCATATATGCCGCCAAACGCTTCTTGTAGTAAATACCTTCCAACGCGTGTCCCAGCATCCACTGTGGTTAATATAAACATTGCTTCAAAAAGAATTATAAAATGATACATATAAGACATAAGGCTTTCTAATACTGGTATCTTTGAGAATATAAAAGCCATACCCACAGCAAGCGACACTGCACCTCCTGGCCTTCCAGCTACGTTTTCGCCTACCATTGCCGATAAATTTGCTAAATCTACAGGATGCATACCAAGTTTTGCAAAAACAACGGGAGATACATTAATAGCAAAATAATCAGCAGGTATAAGACTTGTTGCCGCAATTAGAGCCATTATAGCTACAAAACCTTCAGCAAGCATAGCACCATACCCAATAGGTAAAATATCTCTTTCGTTTTCTATCATCTTTGGTGTTGTACCAGATGATATCAGCGCATGAAAACCGGATAAAGCACCACATGCAATGGTAATAAACACAAAAGGCCATACTTTGCCAGGCACAATAGGACCGCCACCGTGTATAAACTGTGTGACTGCAGGCATTTTTAGGGTTGGGTTAACAATAATTACACCAATGGCCAAAATAAGCATCACGCCAAGCTTCATATAGGTGCTCAAATAATCCCTTGGCACAAGCAGTATCCAAACGGGCAACACAGCAGCAATAAACCCATAGCTTACAATAATTACGGTCATTTGCTTTTTACTAAATGTAAGTGCGCTTGCTAGACTGCTATGTTGAATGTATGGGCCTACTACGACGCTTGCAATAAGCAATACTACGCCTATAATTGTAGCCTCTAAAACTTTACCTGGCCTAAACCATTTCATGTAAGCACCCATCAAAATTGCAATAGGGATTGTAGCACCGACAGTAAATGTACCCCATGGGCTTTTAAACAAAGCGTTTACAACAACTAAAGCGAGCCCTGCCAAAGCAGTTATTATTATAAATATAACAGCAATTGCAGTCAAAATACCGCTAAATGTGCCAATTTCTTTTTTTGCAATCTCGATTAAAGACAAACCATTATGCCTAACTGATGCAAACAGTATAACCATATCATGTACTGCGCCAGCAACAACTGCACCTATGAGAATCCACAAAGCACCAGGTAAATACCCAAACTGAGCTGCCAACACTGGTCCAACAAGTGGCCCAGCTCCGGCTATTGCTGCAAATTGATGGCCAAACAGCACCCATCTGTTTGTTGGAACATAATCATAACCATTTTCGAGTTTATAAGCAGGTGTCTTTCTGTGCGGATCAGTTATCAAAATCTTTGAAGCAATAAATGCACCATAAAACCGGTACGCTAGTGCGTACAATGCTACAGCTACTACTACCAATGCAATAGCACTCATAAATAAACCCCCCTTAGTGTTATTAATATTAACTTAAATAGTTTATTAAATTTTTGCAATATAAATACAACGAAAATAAGATTTTAGGGGATGAAAAGAAATATATCGAGTTGAAAATAAAAAAAGCAGTCCCAAAGTTAAACTTGGACTGCTTAAGAACTCAAAATTAATCTAATTCTTTAAATGTTTTGTAGATATTTTCAAACGCTGCTTCAAGCCATTCTTTGGCGTCGTCTATGTAAGATGAAACAACATCAGTATTGTCTTCATTGCTATTAAAATAGCTTTTTGATGCAAGGAGTGCAACAGTTGCCAATACAGCTGAATTAAAAAACTTAAACTTTTTAAATAATAACTTCTGTAATAAAGAAACTCCAACTAAAGTAGCACCCGCGATATAGAGCGATTTTGCATTTGTATCTTCTTGCTGGATTAAATCAATTGGAGCAACATAAAGACCGTATTCAGTTAAACTTTGTGCTCTTTCTAATATTAATTCCTTTTTTTCTTCATCAATTGATTTTGAATCAAGTGTAGATTTTAGCTCCAAAAACATTAAGTTCAAATTATTTTTTCCCCATTGATTAATTTCGTTTCTAATTTCTTCTAACAGCTGCTTTGTTGTAGCTTGCTGTTTTGCTTTTGCTTTTAAAGAAACAATAAAATCATTAAGCTTGTCTTTATATACATCAAATATTTCTTTCATTTAAAACTTCCTCCTTAATATCAGAGTTTGGTGAAACTTCTTTAAAAATTTGGCTCTCAAACCTATAAAACTTGCAATTTCTATCATTTATGCAATTATCATTTAGCGACGCCTTCCTACACACCTCCTTTAAAAATTTTTTTTTATCAAAACCCCACTCAACAGCAACTTGAGGTAATAATAAACCGCTTTTACCATAAGTATCGCACGTAACAAGCAAACCATCTCTGCCAATCTCGATTTGCTCCTCAAATGGTTTATTTTGATCAAGCAAAATCATTGGAGAGAGTATTGTAACTTCAAATACTATATTATCTAATTCTTTCGTACTAACACATTCAAACCTTGGATCTTCACAGGCGGCTTTTGTGCTGGCAGAAACACACAATTCTATTAACGGCCCAAATGCATAAGGATAGCCTATGCAACCCCTTAGATTTTCGCCAGGGAAAGTTGATAATGTTATAAATATACCCACAGTTTTGTTAAGATTTTCTGGGTAGGTATGTGGGATAGGTAGGTATTTTTTATTTTTTAAAAAATATTCAACTGATTGTCTTGCAAGTTTGACTAAGAATTTTCCTTCCTCTAAGCTAAACTTTGGCACGCTGTTCATCTACCACCTCTTGGCAACGCCTGCATAAGTGATTTTCGTTTTTTGAAACACTCTCATCAAACTTCCAACATCTATCGCATTTCTCGCCAATAGCTTTTGCTACTTTTACGTTTAAGTCTAAAGATTCATCAGTATAATCCACATAATAATTGTCAACTTTTTTATCAAAAACATGCGATACAATAAAAATATCGGCTAATTTTATGCGATCATCATATATGATACTATTTATCTCACTATTGTTTGAGCTTAAGTAAATACCTGCTTCTAGAGAGTTTCCTATATATTTTTGCTCACGGGCTAATTCTAAAGCTTTAAGTACAGCAAATCTTATTTTACTGATCAAGTTCCATTTTTTTATTAAATTTTCATTTTTGTATTTATCGATAATAGGCACAAAGTATTCCATATGGACACTTTCTTTTTCTGGCTTATTTAATTGATAGGCTTCCTCTGTCGTAAAAGACAAAATCGGCGCCAAAAACCTAATAAGCACATCTGCTATTTCTTTCATAGCAGTTTGGGCAGATAGACGTTTTTTAGAACTAATACTATCACAATACAGCGTATCTTTTAGCATATCTAAATAAAATGAACTAAGCGTATTTATGCAAAAATTTGTAATATTTTGGTAAATTAAATGAAATTCATAGTTTTCGTAAGCCTTAAAAAGTTTTTCTTTTAAGACTTCCAATGCCGCAAGTATCCATTTGTCCGTTTCTTCAAGATCTTCATATTTTAAACTAAGATTTTTTTCAAAATCATTCAGATTACCCAACAAAAATCTAATTGTATTGCGAATTTTCCTGTAACCTTCAATTAAGCGTGTCATAATTTCATTTGAAAGCTTTATATCTTCACGATAATCGGTAGCGCAAGTCCAAAGTCTTAAAATGTCAGCCCCATACTTTTCAATTACACTTTGGGGTGCAATTACATTGCCCAACGATTTACTCATTTTTCGTCCTCTTGCATCCACAACAAAACCATGCGTCAAAACACTCTTGTAAGGGGCTTTACCCAATGTGCCAACAGCTTCTAAAAGTGATGAATGAAACCACCCTCTATGCTGATCTGAGCCTTCTAGGTACATATCAGCAGGCCATTTTATTTTATCGTAAAGCACAGCTTTATGTGAAACACCAGAGTCAAACCAAACGTCAAGTATATCCTCAACTTTCTCAAACTCTTCGCTGCCACATTCACACTTGTAATTTTTTGGTAAAAAATATGAGTTATCTTTTTCAAACCATACGTCAGCACCAAACTGTTCTATGCTTTTTGCCGTAAAATCTAATACTTCCCTATCTTTTACTATTCTACCACACTTTTTGCACCTAAATAAAGCAATAGGTACACCCCATGCACGTTGCCTTGAAATGCACCAATCAGGTCTGTTTTCTACCATAGCATAAATTCTATTTTGACCCCATTTAGGTATCCACTGCACTTTTTTTATCTCATCTAAGGCCTTAACCCTTAAACTGTTTTTTTCCATCGATATAAACCACTGCTTTGTTGCTTTAAATATTACAGGTTTTTTGCACCTCCAGCAGTGTGGGTATGAGTGAACAATCTCTTCTTCTTTTAACAACATTCCTTTTTGTTTTAGCAATTCTATAATTTTTGGGTTAGCCTTAAATACATGTTCGCCAGCGAAATATTGTACATCTTCTGTAAATTTACCATCTTCGTCTACAGGTGAGTACACACTCAAATTATATTTAATCCCCACTTCATAATCTTCTTCACCATGACCTGGCGCAGTATGAACTAAACCCGTACCCATTTCCAGGTTCACATAATCAGACAAAATCATTTTTGAAACTCTATCGTAAAATGGATGAGCAAGTTCATATCCTTCTAATTCTTTACCCTTTATTTCTTTGATAATTTCTGAACCTTTTATCTCAAATTTTTCCATCAATTTATCGTACAACTCTTTGGCAACAAGCAAAACTTCTCTTTCTTTGACTTGAACAAATACATAATCAATGTCTGGCCCTACAGCAACTGCCAAATTAGCCGGCAATGTCCAGGGGGTAGTAGTCCAAATAACTGCACTTACAGCCTTGCCTAAAAACCTTTTATCTTTTGAACCAAGATCGTTTATGAAGTCAAACTTCACATATATCGCACTGGATTTATCCTCTTCGTATTCAATTTCTGCCAAAGCTAGCGAAGTTTTGCAAGACATACACCAATGCACAGGCTTTTTGCTCTCATATATATAGCCATTTTCTAAAAACTCCAATAGCTCCCTATAAATAGTAGCTTCATAACCATAATTCATTGTTAAATAAGGTTTATCCCACTGTCCCAAAACACCTAAACGTTTAAACTCGTCTCTTTGAATATCTATAAACCGCGTTGCATACTCTCTGCAGGCTTTTCTGGTTTTGGCTTTATCCATTGGACCATATTCTTTTTCGACATTATGCTCAATAGGTAACCCGTGACAATCCCAGCCAGGCACATATGGCGACAAATAACCCATCATTGTTTTGCTTTTTATTACCATGTCTTTTAAAATCTTATTTAATGCAGTGCCCATATGTATATGTCCGTTTGCATATGGTGGTCCATCATGCAATACAAACATTGTACTGTTGCTCCTAGATTCTAAAATTTTGTTATATATATCTTTGTCTTTCCAAAATTTTAAGATTTCTAATTCTTTGACTGGTAAATTCGCTTTCATTGAAAAAGAATTTTCAGGCAAGTTTAACGTATCTTTATAATCCATTTTCTTCCCCCCTAATGGTGGCTATAAATTTAGAGTTTAAACTCAAAAATACTTCCTTGATGAGCTTTTCTATATCTTGCTCGGTTAGTGTTTTATCTGGAGAATATAACTCTATCCTAAAATTTAAACTCTTTTTATTACCCATATCGTATATATCAATGAGATTGACTTTATATACAAAATCGAAATCACTTATAGTTTTTTTAATATCGCTTGTCACTTCATTTTTATCAACCACTATATTCAAGTCTCTAACCACTACCGGGAATTTTGGTAACGGCTTAAAATAAAAACTTCTAAACTTCTCAAAACCATCAATTAAAATTTCACCATACAAAATACTAGACTTTAAAAATTTAATATCAAAAACATCGTAAACATCAGGATGCACCTCTCCAAAAAAACCAATATAGTGATTATTATTATAAATAGCTAAAGATTTTTTGGGGTGCATAAACTGCAATTCTTGCACTCTAAACTCTATATTACATTCAAACAAGCCAAAAATACCCTCGAATAAACCTTTTATGTCGTAAAAATCAAACATATTTTTTTGCGTGTACCAGTTTAGTGGTTTAATACCATGCAACATTATGCCAAGTGAATTGTTTTCACTATTTAAATCAAAAATTTTACCAATCTCAAATAAAGCAATTGATTTTATATTGTGGTTTAGATTAAAAATCAAATTCTCCATCAAGCCCAAAAACAATGTGTTTCTCATGCAGTCTTGTTCTTGAGTTAAAGGGTTTTTTAGATACAAAATATTATCGGATCTGCCTAGCTTTGATAAAAGTGTACTATTTACAAAAGAATAATTTATCGTCTCATATAAGCCGCTTGATTTTAACGATTCTCTAACTAAATCCTTTTTATTTTTGATCGGATTACAACGCAAACTAACGCAAGGGTTTGTAGATGGTAATTTATCATACCCGTCAATCCTTGCAACTTCTTCTGCTATATCCTCCATATTTTCAATATCCATGCGGTATGTGGGTATTAATGCAATTAAATTAGGTTCTATTCCCTTTATATCAAAACCCAATTGATAAAACCTGCCCTTGTTATAACTTGAACCCAAAAAATCATTTATCTCATCGACATTAAACATTATTTCTTTTGGTTTTTGTTTGTTAATTTTTTTTGTTATACCAACTACATTTGCAGTTGCATACTGTTGTAATAAATCTATAGCATAATAAGTTGCATACTCGTTTAAGTTTGGATCAACACCACGCTCAAACCTGTATGAACTCTCAGAGCTCAATTTTAACTTTCTTGAAGTTTTCCTTATTCGTTCCGGGATAAAATAAGCACTCTCCAGAACAATATGCCTGGTATTTTCGTCTATTTGGCTGTATTTGCCTCCCATAATACCCGCTATTGCAATAGAGCGATTTTCATCTGATATAACAAGATCATCTTCTAGTTCATACTCAATATCGTTTAGAGCAACAATGCGCTCTTTTTTAAAAGCATTTCTTACAATAATTTTAGTTCCAATTTTGTCTTTATCAAATGCATGCATAGGCTGACCCAAAGCCAACATACAGTAATTTGTTATATCAACAACATTGTTTATGGGTCTTACACCGGATTTTATCAATTTTTGTCTTATATCAAAACAAGATGGCGCTATACTCACTTTTATATTACTTGCAATGTAACTTTGACAATCTTTATCTAAAGTTACGCTGAATTTATTGTCTTCTTTGATTATCTTGCATTCTTTAATTTTTAAGGGCTTATTGTAGTAAATTGAAACTTCTCTTGCTATACCTAAAATACTCAAACAATCCACTCTGTTTGGTGTAATGCTGATATCAAAAATAAAATCCTTAAATACACCTAAATCTTTTAGCTTAGTGCCAACATCAAATTCACTATCAAGAACAAATACATTGCTTGATGATTCTTCTAAGCCAAGTTCGCTTGCAGATAACAAAAAGCCCTCTGAGACAACGCTGTTAAATTTTCTTTCTTTTACTTTGCCCCTAAAGTCCGTCCCAGTTGCTGCTACACCAATTTTGTCGCCAATGTTGAGATGAGAGTCACTCGTTACTATATTTAACTGCTTTTCTCCTATATCAACAGCTAAAGTATAGAGGTTAATTTGGATAGGCTCTCTAGACAAAACCTTGCCAACAACACTATCACAACAAGCCTTTTTAGCATCAAAAACAGATTCTACCTCTAAGCCCGACAATGTAAGTTTATCTGCTAACTCATATGGGTTAACATCTATATCAACAAACTCTTTTAGCCAATTATAAGATACTTTCATACTAAACCTTTTGAATAAAATGAATTGCTAAATTGTTCTAAAAACCTCACGTCATTTTCAAACATCAATCTTATATTATCAATGCCATACTTTAGCATTGCAAATCTCTCTACACCAAGCCCAAAAGCAAAACCTCTAAAACCTTCGTAACCAACATTTTTTAAAACATTCCTATGAACCATCCCGCAACCCAATACTTCCAAATAGCCCGTATTTGAACACACTCTGCAACCTTTCCCACCACATATAACACAACCTATATCAACTTCAGCAGATGGCTCTGTAAAAGGAAAATAACTTGGTCTAAATCTTACTTTTGTTTGGCCAAAAAATTGATTCAAAAATACTTCCAAAATACCTTTTAAGTCAGAAAATCTAATCTTTTTATCTACAGCTAAACCTTCTATTTGGTGAAACATAGGAGAGTGCGTTAAATCTGAGTCCCGTCTGTAAACTCTGCCTGGAGCAATAAACATTAGAGGAGGTTTTTTCTTTAACATAGTTCTAACCTGCACACCGCTTGTTTGAGTGCGTAAGAGTCTATTTTCGTCAATATAAAAAGTATCCTGCATGTCTCGTGCTGGGTGGTTTTTGGGTATATTTAATAACTCAAAGTTGTATAAATCCAACTCAACCTCTGGTCCATCTTCTATACCAAAACCCATAGAAAAAAATATATCTGAAATCTCTTTTATTACGAGATTTATAGGGTGGATACTGCCAAGATTTGGAGTATTTCCATCCAAAAATAAATCAATTTCTTGGCTCAACTCCTGCTGTTTTTTGGCATTTTTAATTTCTTGCAATTTATTTTCAATTTTTTCCGTTACAAATTGCTTTAATTCATTTAAAGTTTTGCCCTTTTGTATCCTATCTTCTTGCGATAAGCTACTCAATTGCTTAAATAAATTTGTTATAAGACCATTTTTGCCTAAAAAGAAACTTTTTACTTGTTTGATATCTTCTTGTGATGTAACCTTTTTTAGTTTTTCATCCAATTGATCTAATATATCATACAACGGATGCCCCCAGACTTGCTACTTTATGCTCTAATTTTGTCTAAAAGCATCTTAAAGCTTTCAGGGTTATTAATTGCAAGTTCGCTTAACATTTTTCTGTTTAACAATATATTTTTTTGCTTTAGAAGGTTCATAAATTGACTGTATGTTAAGCCATTTTCTCTTACGGCTGCATTAATTCTGGCAATCCATAGTCTTCTAAATTGTCTTTTGCGTTCTTTTCTTCCAACGTAAGCATTTGCTAGAGCTCTTCTAACAGACTCTTCTGCATTTTTGAATGTAGAGCGTCTCCTTTGATAAAAACCTTTTGCTAATTTTAATATCTTTTTGTGTCTTCTTCTTCTCACAATTCCAGTTTTTACTCTCAATTTAAACCTCCAAGCATGATTTTAAGATTTCTTGCCATACCACCTTCTATAATGCGGGATTTTCCTAAACATCTTTTTCTTTTTGTAGATTTGTGAGCAAGTAAATGGCTTTTATTAGCTTTTCTTGCTTTTAATAAACCACGTGCTGTGATTTTAACTCTTTTGGCTGCTGATTTTTTAGTTTTAAGCTTCATTACAATATCCTCCACTTATTTTTTTGGTATAAAAGATACACTTAGCCTTCTTCCTTCAAATAATTCCTTACCTTCTAAAACTGCGTAATCTTGTAAATCAATTTTTAACCTATTAGACAAAACAAAAAATAGATTTTTTTTCTCTATCTCTCTACCTTTAAAAAATATACTAAATTTTACTTTATCGCCATCTTTCAAAAACTCTATAGCATTATTGAGTTTTACTTTGTAGTCATTTTCTGCTATATTGAGCCTCATTTTAAGCTCTTTAACTTTCATTATTTTTTGCTTTTTCTTGCTTTTTTCCTCTTTTTTCTGCTTATCGTATTTAAATTTTCCATAGTCCATTATTTTGCAGACAACTGGGTCGGCTGCTGGAGCTATTGCCACTAAATCTAGCTCTGCTTCACGAGCCTTTTCTAAAGCTTCCTTTATGCTTACTATACCTAATTGTTTGCCTTCCTGATCAATCAATCTAACCTTTTCAGCTTTAATGTGCTCATTAATTGGCGCCACATCGTTTTTGGAAACTATAAAACACCCCCTGCTTCACTTTTAACTATTTCTATAAACTCATTTACAGATCTAAAACCCAAGTCACCTATTTTTCTTTTTCTGATAGAAACGCCTTGCGATTCGTACTCCTTTTGACCCACTACTAAAATGTATGGTATCTTTTCTAATTCTGCAAAACGAACCTTTTTGGCAATTGTCTCGTTTCTTTTTTCTATATCTACCCTAATATCAGCATCTTTTAATTGTTTATACACTTTTGTTGCATAGTCTTCAAACTTTTCCGAAATAGGCACTACCCTTGCTTGAATTGGAGCAAGCCATAAAGGAAAATCACCTGCATAATTTTCTATTAAAACAGCAACAAAGCGCTCAATTGAACCAAGTATCACTCTGTGGACCATAACAGGCCTTTTGGGTAAGCCATCTTTGTCTATATATTCTAAATTAAATCTCTCAGGTAGTGTAAAATCGCACTGGATTGTAGCACACTGCCACTTTCTACCTATTGCATCTTTTAGCTTAACATCAATTTTTGGTCCATAAAAAGCACCGTCGCCTTCATTTATCTGATAAGGCCTTTTTGTATTTTCTAAAGCATTAATCAGCGCATTGGTTGCATTTTGCCAATCTTCGTCTGTGCCAATTGATTTTTCTGGTCTTGTTGATATTTCCATTTCATAATCAAAATTAAATATATCCATAGCATATTTCACAAAGTCCAATACGCCAATAATTTCATCATTGAGCTGTTCTTTTGTGCAAAAAATATGTGCATCATCCTGTGTAAACTCTCTAACCCTAAGCAAACCGTGCAGTACGCCGCTTTT
This window harbors:
- a CDS encoding TIGR00296 family protein is translated as MNSVPKFSLEEGKFLVKLARQSVEYFLKNKKYLPIPHTYPENLNKTVGIFITLSTFPGENLRGCIGYPYAFGPLIELCVSASTKAACEDPRFECVSTKELDNIVFEVTILSPMILLDQNKPFEEQIEIGRDGLLVTCDTYGKSGLLLPQVAVEWGFDKKKFLKEVCRKASLNDNCINDRNCKFYRFESQIFKEVSPNSDIKEEVLNERNI
- the rplT gene encoding 50S ribosomal protein L20 — translated: MRVKTGIVRRRRHKKILKLAKGFYQRRRSTFKNAEESVRRALANAYVGRKERKRQFRRLWIARINAAVRENGLTYSQFMNLLKQKNILLNRKMLSELAINNPESFKMLLDKIRA
- the ileS gene encoding isoleucine--tRNA ligase; protein product: MDYKDTLNLPENSFSMKANLPVKELEILKFWKDKDIYNKILESRSNSTMFVLHDGPPYANGHIHMGTALNKILKDMVIKSKTMMGYLSPYVPGWDCHGLPIEHNVEKEYGPMDKAKTRKACREYATRFIDIQRDEFKRLGVLGQWDKPYLTMNYGYEATIYRELLEFLENGYIYESKKPVHWCMSCKTSLALAEIEYEEDKSSAIYVKFDFINDLGSKDKRFLGKAVSAVIWTTTPWTLPANLAVAVGPDIDYVFVQVKEREVLLVAKELYDKLMEKFEIKGSEIIKEIKGKELEGYELAHPFYDRVSKMILSDYVNLEMGTGLVHTAPGHGEEDYEVGIKYNLSVYSPVDEDGKFTEDVQYFAGEHVFKANPKIIELLKQKGMLLKEEEIVHSYPHCWRCKKPVIFKATKQWFISMEKNSLRVKALDEIKKVQWIPKWGQNRIYAMVENRPDWCISRQRAWGVPIALFRCKKCGRIVKDREVLDFTAKSIEQFGADVWFEKDNSYFLPKNYKCECGSEEFEKVEDILDVWFDSGVSHKAVLYDKIKWPADMYLEGSDQHRGWFHSSLLEAVGTLGKAPYKSVLTHGFVVDARGRKMSKSLGNVIAPQSVIEKYGADILRLWTCATDYREDIKLSNEIMTRLIEGYRKIRNTIRFLLGNLNDFEKNLSLKYEDLEETDKWILAALEVLKEKLFKAYENYEFHLIYQNITNFCINTLSSFYLDMLKDTLYCDSISSKKRLSAQTAMKEIADVLIRFLAPILSFTTEEAYQLNKPEKESVHMEYFVPIIDKYKNENLIKKWNLISKIRFAVLKALELAREQKYIGNSLEAGIYLSSNNSEINSIIYDDRIKLADIFIVSHVFDKKVDNYYVDYTDESLDLNVKVAKAIGEKCDRCWKFDESVSKNENHLCRRCQEVVDEQRAKV
- a CDS encoding carbon starvation protein A gives rise to the protein MSAIALVVVAVALYALAYRFYGAFIASKILITDPHRKTPAYKLENGYDYVPTNRWVLFGHQFAAIAGAGPLVGPVLAAQFGYLPGALWILIGAVVAGAVHDMVILFASVRHNGLSLIEIAKKEIGTFSGILTAIAVIFIIITALAGLALVVVNALFKSPWGTFTVGATIPIAILMGAYMKWFRPGKVLEATIIGVVLLIASVVVGPYIQHSSLASALTFSKKQMTVIIVSYGFIAAVLPVWILLVPRDYLSTYMKLGVMLILAIGVIIVNPTLKMPAVTQFIHGGGPIVPGKVWPFVFITIACGALSGFHALISSGTTPKMIENERDILPIGYGAMLAEGFVAIMALIAATSLIPADYFAINVSPVVFAKLGMHPVDLANLSAMVGENVAGRPGGAVSLAVGMAFIFSKIPVLESLMSYMYHFIILFEAMFILTTVDAGTRVGRYLLQEAFGGIYAPFKDKNWWPGIITTSALISFVWGYLVYGGDISTIWPLFGTSNQLLASLALAIGTTVMIKLGKAQYAWITFIPFAFVSVTTLYASYLNIVGNFLPKGKILLVILTIMIMLTAIGVILDSFLKWYNWLVKRQTYRPFAADVEVEKI
- the rpmI gene encoding 50S ribosomal protein L35, which gives rise to MKLKTKKSAAKRVKITARGLLKARKANKSHLLAHKSTKRKRCLGKSRIIEGGMARNLKIMLGGLN
- the infC gene encoding translation initiation factor IF-3 codes for the protein MAPINEHIKAEKVRLIDQEGKQLGIVSIKEALEKAREAELDLVAIAPAADPVVCKIMDYGKFKYDKQKKEEKSKKKQKIMKVKELKMRLNIAENDYKVKLNNAIEFLKDGDKVKFSIFFKGREIEKKNLFFVLSNRLKIDLQDYAVLEGKELFEGRRLSVSFIPKK
- the pheT gene encoding phenylalanine--tRNA ligase subunit beta, translating into MKVSYNWLKEFVDIDVNPYELADKLTLSGLEVESVFDAKKACCDSVVGKVLSREPIQINLYTLAVDIGEKQLNIVTSDSHLNIGDKIGVAATGTDFRGKVKERKFNSVVSEGFLLSASELGLEESSSNVFVLDSEFDVGTKLKDLGVFKDFIFDISITPNRVDCLSILGIAREVSIYYNKPLKIKECKIIKEDNKFSVTLDKDCQSYIASNIKVSIAPSCFDIRQKLIKSGVRPINNVVDITNYCMLALGQPMHAFDKDKIGTKIIVRNAFKKERIVALNDIEYELEDDLVISDENRSIAIAGIMGGKYSQIDENTRHIVLESAYFIPERIRKTSRKLKLSSESSYRFERGVDPNLNEYATYYAIDLLQQYATANVVGITKKINKQKPKEIMFNVDEINDFLGSSYNKGRFYQLGFDIKGIEPNLIALIPTYRMDIENMEDIAEEVARIDGYDKLPSTNPCVSLRCNPIKNKKDLVRESLKSSGLYETINYSFVNSTLLSKLGRSDNILYLKNPLTQEQDCMRNTLFLGLMENLIFNLNHNIKSIALFEIGKIFDLNSENNSLGIMLHGIKPLNWYTQKNMFDFYDIKGLFEGIFGLFECNIEFRVQELQFMHPKKSLAIYNNNHYIGFFGEVHPDVYDVFDIKFLKSSILYGEILIDGFEKFRSFYFKPLPKFPVVVRDLNIVVDKNEVTSDIKKTISDFDFVYKVNLIDIYDMGNKKSLNFRIELYSPDKTLTEQDIEKLIKEVFLSLNSKFIATIRGEENGL
- a CDS encoding CC/Se motif family (seleno)protein gives rise to the protein MKIDTSAKDYILKKGGKVSITYHDVANTCIDVKTIPEVSIGAPKNPDKYILLNIDGIDVYVDKFVQDKEDFTIKLNKVFGFKYLVLDGWKTI
- the pheS gene encoding phenylalanine--tRNA ligase subunit alpha — its product is MYDILDQLDEKLKKVTSQEDIKQVKSFFLGKNGLITNLFKQLSSLSQEDRIQKGKTLNELKQFVTEKIENKLQEIKNAKKQQELSQEIDLFLDGNTPNLGSIHPINLVIKEISDIFFSMGFGIEDGPEVELDLYNFELLNIPKNHPARDMQDTFYIDENRLLRTQTSGVQVRTMLKKKPPLMFIAPGRVYRRDSDLTHSPMFHQIEGLAVDKKIRFSDLKGILEVFLNQFFGQTKVRFRPSYFPFTEPSAEVDIGCVICGGKGCRVCSNTGYLEVLGCGMVHRNVLKNVGYEGFRGFAFGLGVERFAMLKYGIDNIRLMFENDVRFLEQFSNSFYSKGLV